CTCTTTTGGTTGTTCTCTGGAAAATTTGGCTTTGACAGTAGGTTCTCCCTAGATTATGATTACAGTTGTGATGTTATTAAATAGAAGTTGTGATACATGCTGCAGATTCCAGTGAATTGGATAATGCATTACATGTAGGTGTTGCTCTCTACAAGAAGATTCCGATCTTTTTGCCCTTTGTCTTAGCAATATGCTGATAATCCAATCCTGCAAAATAAAAGCATTCAGCAGAGTTGAGAATGCTCCCATGCAAAGTATCAGCATATTTTGATTAAGTGGCCATAAAGCCTAGGACCATCTAATAGGTCATGGTAGGAAGATCTCCAGTGGTTTTTCAATAGCCATATCCAATGATTTAGACTGGGAAATGCTTTCTTCCTAATCATGGGGAAATTATTTTTGACCTCCCATTTACCTCCCATTATTTTTGGCTGGAATTGATTTAGAATATCGGCTTAGTGCATAGGTGAAAATTTTAGTCCCAAGCTATTTTAATCATTATACAATAGATACTCAAAATCAAGGTTTGTCGAACCGTCCAGTTTGGAACAAGTAGAATGATACTGATGGCTGATTGGGATGGTTCTAGTGTTTGAAATGAACCATCGGTGAGGAcgagaggaaggagaaggaaagagaggaagagagagagagtgaaggGGGGGAGGGAAGAAGACAAAAATGTCGAGGAGGCCATCGGAGGCTTCTGGAGGCCTCAGAGCTCTGCCCTCCTCCGGAgtgaagaagagagaggggggaagagagGGAAGGAGCGAGTAAGTCGGCCGCATGGTTGCCGACTTCAtggtgtatcaaaaaaaaaattaaatcttgcttGAAACTTGGGTGAGTTGCTCCTGTTTCGATCCAATGGAGGTTGAGGAAGAAAATCTAGCTCTCTAGAGGCCTATGTGGCCCTCTAGCGGCCACTGCCAGTCTTCCTGCCCCTTTTACCTCTTTCTATCCCtcccctccccttctctctctctctctctctggttcTCTCTCTCCCCTACTCTCTCTATTATGTCGGTTCAAGCCCGGCACGGAATGGCACAGGGCCATACCAAATTGTGCCGCTGGCTGACTGATATGAGCCCTTATGTTGATACAATGAACCTTGCCcgattatttaaaaaattgaaataagtaAATTAGAACTGTATGGTATTGTATGTTTTTATCGTATTGTACTGGGTAGGCATTGAGTTACTAGCAGTTGCTGTCCTAGTCTTTCTCTATCTGGGAATTACTCTGAAGATAGTGGAAGGTATTGTCAGTAAAATATAATTCTTTGGAGATAGGTCTAAATACCATTATGGGTGCTTGTGTATGCCTATGCATTTCTGCGCATATGAGTCTGCCGTCCAAGGAGTTGGCTGGAGCTAGACAGTTGTAACAGTAGTAAGCCTAGTAGCCAAGTCATTGACTCTGGATAAAAGGTTATTCTGCACTTAATGTGCTAACATTGAGCGTGCAGCTATTCAACTTGCTGATAGAATTTCTCAATGTCCTTCATAATATCAAATTGTATGAAGAATTTGCCAAAGCAGCGATGTACCACATCAGCTTTATGAATGACTTAAGACCTCCACTGTTGATTTTTTTCCTTCTGCTTTTGTCATTGGTGATACTTGTTATGATGCTTAACAACACCATGAATGCATCATCTACAGAATAAAACAATTCGTTTTCCCTTGCTAAGAAATGATTACTCAAGAACAACTTTTGATTTGTGACATCTTTCTTGTGAAGAAGTGAACTATAAGGTGTTGTTTGGAGGTTAAATAATCATGGTTTAAGTTTTTAATTCTTCAGTTCGTTTTAGTCATCCTGGCCTAAAACATTCTATCAGAACCCAGGTGAAATTAGTTTTCCAGTAAGGTAATGCTGACTTAGGTCCAATCTAATGTGCCCAGAAGGGAACGAAGAGGTCCAAAACATGGTGATTTCTGTTTCAACACTGGTCAGATTCTAAATCCTAGAAGCTGTATACGAACTTGATTATCAAGCCTAGATGCTCGTGACTCATTTGCTTTTACTATGTTTCCGAAGCATTATTTAGTAGcaagtctctctctttctctccccccccaccccctctctctctctctcacttgtgcgcgcgcgcgcgcacacgccACACACAATTCTCAGTGGACAGTTATAAGTTAAAGTTACTAGCTTATTGTCACAGGTGAAACTCTCTGATTATATTGGGAAGAAGTATGTGATTTTGATTTTCTATCTGCTGGATTTTACATTTGTTTGCCCCCACTAGTAATTTCATGTCCACTGACTTATGAATTTGAATCTTGGATTGAAAGAAGCAttatgttggatggatgtctacccaggacaccatctcccaaGATTTTTTCGATACTACGCGATGcagtaagaagaaagaagaaataaaacagaaaataatcaaatatgtggatcagccaaaaagagctcgcctccacggggcatgcaaactttactatgagaaaaagaaatattacaagaggagatctcaccctcaactctcatacacccaatttttctctcacaaaaaatttttcctcacaaaaattctctctctaaaaagatcctccgaacccctgaagtgaccgctgTCCGCTGTTCAAAAGCCTCACTGGAGCTCTCGCTCCTGCTTCTCTTCTCAGCATCTCAGCCCTCTCTCTTCTTCACGGGTTCGCTGGTCTTCGTAGGCTCTTCATGAAGCCACCTTCGCGACATCAGGCCACCCAATGGGTTCTCTCCCATGAAAACCAAGCCACCAGCCGAACCACACCTTCTGTTGAGCATCAGGCCCTTCTAAAGGGCTTAAACATCAATTAGAAAAAAGGCTtaaacatcaattagaaagggattaggactcctaatcaaccTCAAATCAAGTCCTAAACTGTTGGATCAAGACCACAAACCTCCTAGAgccgtccgatcgcgatcggtccataGAATAGTATTGTAGACTGCGCGAAAcgtgtggaaaatgcccacgcggtccacgcaCCAGCctatggaccacccgatccatcgTGGATCGAGAAAAATGGGCTGCTAAGCCCGCACGCGTGCGTGTGGGCCTGGACCGTGCTTGCCTAGGCCTGGGTTGACCCGCACGCTCGCACGCCTAGGCCTGGGCCCCGCGTGCCTGGGCCTGGGTTGGGCCCACCTGTTGGGCCGTGCCCTGCATGCACCCAGCCCGCGCACTGGCTTGCCTAGGCTGCGCCCCGCCGCATGTGGCCGCACTACCGTTGCTCCATCGGCCTGCCTCCTCGAatttcgtgccgacttcaaaagcgcgtatctcctccgtctgaactccgtttgaggtgattttggtctcattggacttcatttttcattgcGAACCTCACTATGAgctcaatatggatcaaatcttgaggtgtcaaatcctaacaatctccacctcgactcgatattcggtttCTTCCTAACTCCGAAAGCTTCTGGATCTCTTcgtccccatgccctggggcaatcacctactgatcatggatggacaaacatgggagtcgagccaggccgctcgatcccatcttcgtcgtatgctgtgctcctcctgatctgagacctgctcggggtatcAACCTGTGGCAATAGAAATCTTACCTGGTgacatcgcctctcatcctcctgagtctTCTGTCttatgcccgatccacctccacctagagctccacctcgctctgggatCCACTtggctcctaaagctccacctcgcactgggctccctaccagataataatatcctatgctccccttcttctcctccagcacaatcctatcgccgcgtagcaccctcagaatttctccatcagctaccgtcctatagcctctcgaatccagtctgctcagtgagataagattccgtctgaaatcgggtaagTATCAGACCTCCCCTAATctcttcactgcaccatcatgtgtcttccaactgaccgtcccaatacctctgaccgcacagctcgatctattggcagatatatagtgccctcactgttctccagggagtcaaactgctcttctctgcaacatacatgatgggtgcatgcagaatctaatatccactgctggaataaagtagatacctcgtcagatatctccaggatatctccatctaaatcgctgtcgGCCATTGCCACAGCAGCCATcgttcgatttttgagttgagggcaatctctagctagatgcctcAACTCCTTACAAcgataacacctggttttgctcaagtccttcttaggcttggaccgccctcgtcgcgattttctgtcactccgtctactgcctcctactccttcagaagccaccaaagctgagctagaagctctgataccacttgttggatagatgtctggccaggacactacctcccaagatctttttagtattgcgtgatgcagcaggaagaaagaagaaacaaaatagaaaacaatcaatacgtggatcagtcaaaaagggctcgcctccatggggcatgcaaacttcactatgagaaaagaaatattacaagaggagatctcaccctcaatcctcgtacatccaatttttctctcacagaaagttctccctcacaaaaactctctctaggAAAACCCCCCTGAACTCTTGAAGTGACCGTAGTCCACTGTTCAAAAGCCTCATTGGAGCCTCTACTCCTGCTTCTCTTCTCAGCGTTTCAGCCCTCTCTCTTCTTCACAGGTTCACTGGTCTTCGTGGGCTCTTCACGATGCCACCTTCGCGACACTAGGCCACCCAACGGATTCTCTCCCGTGAAAACCAAGCCACCGGCCGAACCACACCTTCTGTTGAGCATCAaacccttttaaagggcttaaacatcaattaaaaagggattaggactcctaattaaCTTCAAATCAAGTCCCAAACCATTGAATCAAGACCGTAAGCCTCTCAGAGTCGTCCGATCACGATCAGTCtatgaaatagtgccgtggatagTGCGAAAcgcatggaaaatgcccacgtGGTCCATGCGCTGGcctgtggaccgcccggtccatcgtggatcggggAAAACGGGCTGCTGAGCCCGCGTGCGTGAGCGTGGGCTTGAGCCAGCCCATGCACTGGCTCGCCTGGGCTGCGCCCCACCGCACGTGGCCGCACCGCCGCTGCTCCGCCGGTCTACCATCTCCGGttccgtgccgacttcaaaaacaCGTATCTCCTCCGTTcgagctccgtttgaggtgattttggtctcgttggactccgtttttcgtcgcaaacctcgctatgggctcaatatgaatcgaatctcgaggcatcaaatcctaacacattACTTTCCAAGATAAGATGATTATTcactgatttttcttttttcattttcacAGAGATAACTGCTTTCAGTGATTGTTACTCAAAATTTGAGAAGTTGAATACAGAAATTTTGGGTGTTTACAGTGCGGTTGGTTGTTCTCCTCGATGTTACactcccttaaaaaaaaaaaaaacttctgtgTCAGAAGTGTCTTTTTGTTCTTGTGTTGGCTCTCTCCTCAAGATGTGtcatcatctttttatttttttggtgatgGGTGAGAAACAGTTATTACTCTGCAAAGAATGCTCACTACTGCTAAAATTGAGTTCATATAATCTGAACCAGACATAAGTTTTATGGTTAAGTTAATCTTCCATCTGTCAGCTACCAAGGAACTATAATTTGGATATCATGATGAGCTTGCCCATGATAAACTGGTGACTTTCATGTGCTCCGAGCATTTACATATGTCCTGTTTCTTCTCCCTATATCATAAATgttcttgaggctgaagaagaaattgAAAGTACCAAGATAATATCAGCTGAAGTTGTTTCACCCAACCACTCCACCCTTTCCAAAGTTCTGCCAACTCCTGTTATTCTCTTCTGCTTGCAGCATCCTCTTCCATCACCACCACCTCATGATATAGCCACCACACCTATCTTCCACTACAATCACCATGCTGTTCTTCCTTCTAGCCACTGCCTACAGCCTTCAAAACCCTGAACTATTTTTCTATCTACATATGTGCGGTAACAGTGGTATCACACACACAGAAGCAAGCTGGGCATCCAAGCTAGCTGTATGTCTTGGAAATGTTGTATATATTTATTGACTATTGGGTGCATGACCTATTCTGATAACTATTTGCTGTATGTTTACATATGAATTTTTTCATTATTCTCTATCCATCGTTTGGTTTCATCCTTGTATTATATTGATAAACTCTGCTTtttccaagtacattgaaaactTCCATATCTGATGTTatcttcatgtttctatgttcTTTAAGTTTTTGCTAAATTGCATGCTTGTGCTTGTGGCACCTGATTTCCAAATCCCAATTTTGTGACCATGGTTTAGATCAGGGTCAAAAGGATTTAAGAAATTTGTATAAGTAGATAAGATCCTTTGAATGAACAAACAGATATATTCAACAGCCACATTATTTGGCGACATTTTCTCTTGCATGTTATTGAATGTCATGACTACTGAGTAGCTCATATGCTGTTTTGGTTCGTAAACTTAAGCTGTATCTATGCCCTATGAATATGAATTTGTAGTTTCTGTGCTATTATAATTGTTTCTCTCTTTTCGCTGGAATGTGGAATTGTTTTCTAATACTATTTCTCAAATTGTAGTTCTCCCATCTTGCCTGGGTTCAAACAGATAGGAAGTCAGGGGGATTTGGTGATCTGAAGTATCCGTTGATATCTGATGTTAGTCAATTTCAAAATCTTATGGAGTGTTGATTCCTGATCAGGTATCATTTTACTTGTCATTAgcagtatatatttttttaaatatatttttaataaagaaatatggTGGGGATGCCATCATCGGGGTTTGAATCCTCGTCCTCTCCTAGGCAGAGAGGAATGCCAACAATGATAGTCTAACATGCATTTTATTTGTAAATCACTGTTGGTAACACGAAACAGTCTTTGTGCTCCATGCCAAATGAAATTTATGTTGTTATAGGCCTAAAAATGGCTCACTTTGGAATGTATATTTGGACAGGGCATTGCATTGCGAGGACTATTCGTCATTGACAAGGAAGGAGTGATTCAGCATTCTACCATTAATAACCTTGCAATTGGATGGAGTGTTGATGAAACCATGAGGACCCTTCAGGTAAaacaagagaagaaaattcaGAGCTCTCGTTCTGCTTTATAACAAGATGTATTCATGATTTGGTCGGTGACTCCAATTTGCATCGCATAATCCATTTTTTTGCCCTGGGGATGAGCTGTTTCCTGAAACGTACCCAATCATATGTTTTGCTTCATATTTTACCTGTAGATTCTAATAAATTTATAGTTTATTGCAGCAGTAGCCCACTCAAGAACTGTTAAATTAATCTGGAATTTGTGATTTCTTTTTTGTGGCTGCCAGTTTACATTGCAGATACCTCTCCTGTTGCTTGGATCATTAACCCTGCAAATTTCTAGGCTAGATAAACTTTACCTGCCCAGATTAATTCAAACTTCTTTACTGTGCTTTGCAGGCATTGCAATATGTCCAAGAGAACCCAGATGAGGTCTGCCCTGCAGGATGGAAGCCTGGGGAGAAGTCTATGAAGCCAGACCCTAAGCTCAGCAAGGAATACTTCGCAGCTATATAGGAACCGTATGTTCAGCAGAGATGTATCCACTTCATGAATTTTTTATGGGCTCATATTCTGGAATAAATATGAGGGACTTTTACCCCTCCTGATTTTACTTCATGTAAAAGATTTCTGTTTGTGGTTTCATATTTAGTGTTGGCACCGAGATTTGTAGAGCAGGAGCTCTGCAGATGTGTGTCCTTTAAGATGCGGATGGATGGGAAATGAACAATGAACTGCGCTTGTCATCTTAGATGAAATGACTATTTGGCTAGCAGAACAAATTGCAACTGGAGTTGTGGAATCTTAGATGCTTGTGCTTGTTGATGTCAAAGCACGAACTCTAAGTTGGTCCTTTTTTTGTTCTCCGGTGATGATGGCGAGCAGAGTGTTGACCAGGGAGTTTAAAGATTCAGAGCTTTTTAAGAGCAATGAGAGTTTTGCTTGTCAGGGTTGTCAATTGTTGAGACATGTATTCTCTTGTATGTTTGTGATggcccagcccatgtaacaaGCCCACaaagccccaaaaaaaaaaaaaggaaagaaaaacaaaggagaagactccctttgggagtcttcttcctcctctcaccgtctcccaaccggagtcggaaagagccccctccagctctatttaaggaggagaaccctcctctctccctctcaccagaGATCCCGAAGTCCATCGGTGGCAATCGTCGAAAAATCATCGCGAAAGACCAACCTGCGCCCGTCAAATTTTCTCGCCGGAAAGCCTCACcgacgtcgaaggtgagccttctCCTCctgcctctcttctctcctttccttcccatgctggtgtgcatgctcgtcggtgatcgaagtcgtcggatttctttgagaaagggattCGTTCCCTTTTGAATATGTAGGTACGATGGTCGCCATCGGCCACCGACTGGGCCCTTATTTTGCCACCAGGCGCCCTTCTCGTGCCGACTACCGCCCCATGCCGGTTACACCGTCAGTCGGCCAGCCAACGAAGGGATTGAAGatctcctgtttcggcccaaggcaacccataggaagaagaagaaagaaaaaaagaaaaaagaaaagaagaagaagaaagaaaaagaacaagaacaagaagaagaagaaagaaaaaaagaaaaagaacaagaacaagaacaagaagaaagaaaaaaagaaaaagaaaagaaaagaaaaaaagagaaagaaaaaaagaagaagaaaaatagaaaataaaatatagactctctctcttcttctctctctaatttctctttctctttctactttctctctctattttctctctctagattatttctctctcctaagattttttaaaattttgaagaatgatgatgaatttaaataatcctagtgatgaatttttgatctgcgatcgtcggacggtacactgacatctactttgatcagattagatatttttaagattctatttttttcatgattttattgaattatccacatgatagcctcagcatgatttgatctgattgatcgaatttgttgaatcatatcgtctgaaaagttcaagataaattttctctctctagaattttctctctctaaagttatttttctctcgatcgatttatcaatgaggaattttttttaatatttctgatctgatgaagaatcttaatccatgattgttgggcagtgtgttggcactcaccttgatcagaccatgaatccttagatttg
Above is a genomic segment from Elaeis guineensis isolate ETL-2024a chromosome 1, EG11, whole genome shotgun sequence containing:
- the LOC105038444 gene encoding LOW QUALITY PROTEIN: 2-Cys peroxiredoxin BAS1, chloroplastic (The sequence of the model RefSeq protein was modified relative to this genomic sequence to represent the inferred CDS: inserted 1 base in 1 codon): MSVYMDDKLIKSKSVRTHIDDLGEAFAKYEIKLNSAKCAFGVISEKFLGVMVSSRGIEVNSKKIKAMQEMAPPQMIKEVQHLTGRITILNHLDKFKSPIRLNYLPCTTLLSSHQFSSHKFNFYMRKPSELPLVGNLEPDFEAEAVFDQEFIKVKLSDYIGKKYVILIFYLLDFTFVCPTEITAFSDCYSKFEKLNTEILGVYSAFSHLAWVQTDRKSGGFGDLKYPLISDVXSISKSYGVLIPDQGIALRGLFVIDKEGVIQHSTINNLAIGWSVDETMRTLQALQYVQENPDEVCPAGWKPGEKSMKPDPKLSKEYFAAI